A window of Planctomycetota bacterium genomic DNA:
CATGGATGCTCGACACCTGCGCGGGGCATTTGCGGCCGAAGTTCCCCGAGCTGCGGATCGAGCCGGTGCGGGCGGACTACACGCAGCCGGTCACGCTGCCTGACACCGTCGATGACGCGGACAACGTCGTCGCGTTCTTTCCCGGCGGCACCATTGGCAACTTCACCCCGCCCAAGGCCACGCGCTTCCTGGCCAACATCGCCAGCACCGTCGGCGGCGGTGGTGGCCTGCTCATCGGCTTTGACCTGCGCAAGGATCCGCTGACCCTCCACGCCGCCTACAACGATGCGGCCGGCGTCACCGCGGAGTTCAACCTCAACCTCCTACGTCGCCTCAACCGCGAACTCGACGCCGACTTCGACCCCGAGCTCTGGCGGCACTATGCCCCCTACAACCCCGGCAAGGGCCGCATCGAAATGCATCTGGTCTCGCTCGCACACCAGACCGTCACCATCGGCAACCGCCCGTTCCACTTCCGTCGAGGCGAATCCATCCACACCGAGAACAGCTACAAGTACACCCGCCCCGGCTTCGCCGAAGTCGCCGACGACGCCGGTTGGGACGTCCAACACACCTGGGTGGACCAGAACGAACTCTTTTGCGTCGAGTACCTCACCGCACGGTGATTTTGACACGCAGCGGCGTGGTCTCTTTAGTGATCGTGCCGTGGATATCGACGCCCTCCGCCAAGACCTCACGATCGACACGAACCTCCACGGTCACGACCTGACCTTCCGCTCCCACTACGGTCTCTTCTCCCCGAAGAAGATCGACGACGGCACACGGATCATGCTCGACCACTTCGATGTCGAGCCGGCACACGACAACTTCGACCTGGGCTGCGGATACGGGCCGATCGGACTGACCCTCGCCGCGGATGCCCCGGACGGCAAGACGGTCATGGTCGATCGCGACTTCCTCGCCGTCGACTACGCCAATCGCAACGCGCAGCTCAACGGCATCGCCAACGTTACCGCCCAACTCGGCAACGGCTTCGACGGCCTGCCCAACGACCAGCGCTTCGACAACGTCGTCTCCAACCTCCCCGCCAAGACCGGCGGCGAGTTGCTCACCGTCCTGCTCCACGACGCCCACGCCCGCCTCCGCCCCGGCGGTCGGCTCTGCGTCGTCACCGTGACCGGCCTGCGGCGGTTCATCCAACGCCACATGACCGCACGCTTCGGCAACTACGACAAGCTCAAGCAGGGAAAAACCCACACCGTCGCATTAGCCGTGAAAGAATGAGCGTTGGCGCGCCGCTTGCACCACCTATGGCATGGGCAAAGACGCCAGCGATTACGAAGACAAGTACACCAAGCCCAAGCTCCGCGCGAAGCTGAAGAAGGAAATCAAGGCCTCCGACAAGGGCGGCGAGCGGGGCGAATGGTCCGCACGCAAGTCCCAGCTGCTCGTCCAAGAGTACTAAAAACAAGGCGGCGGGTACAAGGACGACGACGAGCTGACCGAGGACCAGGAGTCGCTCAAGAAGTGGACCGACGAGAACTGGCAAACCATCGACGGCGAAGCCGACGCCGACCTGCCCGACGGCGGCAAGAAGCGCTACCTGCCCGAGAAAGCGTGGGACCTGCTCAGCGAGGAAGAAAAGGAAAAGACCGAGCGGAAGAAGGAAAACGAAGGGGCCGAGGGGGCGAAGCAGTTCGTCGAAAACACCGTCGCGGCGAAGGCTGCACGGAAGTTCGTCAGCCACGGCGATGCATCGGACCTCTCGGCCGACCAGCTCGAACGCCTGACCAAGGACGAGCTCTACGACATCGCCAAGGACGAAGACATCGACGGCCGCAGCAAGATGGACAAATCCGAACTCGCCGAGGCGATCGAGGAGCACACTCGAATCGACTCGTCGCCGGTCTAAACAAAGCCGGATTCTCTAAGCGCCATCCGCTGGCCCTGCGCCGCCGGGCGGCGTTAGACTATGGGCATGGCCGACGAGAAGGACGACAAACACGAATCGAAACGGGCCGGCTGGTATCGTATGGTGACCGGCAAGAAGATCGGCCTGATCTTCCTCGGCATCGTGGTCGCGGTGGCCGGCTTCGGGCTCATGGCCGCCGACGGCAATATCACCGAGTCGCCCAACAACGTCACCACCACCGACGCCCAACAGCACGCCCAAGCCGCCCTGCCCGAAAACGCACGGGGCCTCATCAGCGGTGAGCAGATCGACGAGGCCAAAACACAAATCGCCGACGCCGGCCGATCATTCCTCGACCGGATCGGCCCGTGGCTCATCGGGGCGGGCATCAGCTTCGCGGTCGGCGTGGTCGTGGGGATCATGTTCCGCACATTCATCAAGACCGCGGCAGCCCTGACGGCATTCGCAGTGATCGCGCTCATCGCCCTGACCTACTTCGGCGTGCTTAGCGGCGACGACGTCGCGGGCCTCAAGGACCACCTCGGCAACACCGTCGAAGCGGCTAAGGACGAGGTCGGTGCCGCCAAGAGCTGGGCACTTCGCGCCTTGCCCAACGCGATCGTCGGCTTCATCGGCTTCATCTTCGGCTTCCTACGAAAGTAATGTAAAGCCCACAGTTTTCGGCTGACGAGACAGCTCCAGACCACATTCAGCACACCCACCTAAGTATCCTGGCGCGACTCATACCGATCCCGAGGGAAGCGTACGCTTCACCAGAGTCATCCTGAGCGTAGTCGAAGGATGATCACTTCGGTTTCATAACGCAATCGGTCGCCGACACGAAGAGATCTTTCGGTCGCGATCAGAGCGCTGCCAAGACGCATTCACTCAAGCAGCTCGGCGGCTATCGCCGCAGCCGGAACCGGCGTCATCTCGATCCGCGCCGTCGCGACGCAGTCGCCTGGCTACCAAGAGATTCTTCTAAGACAGTTCAGGGTGACCCGGGTGGAGATCAAGCTCTTGTCCGGATCGGTCTGACCTATCTCGCAGAAGCGGCGGGCAAAAGAGACAGCCCCGAGAAGCGTTAGCTTCTCGGGGCTGATCAAAAGCCGGCAGTAACCTACTTTCCCGCTGAGGCAGTATCATCGGCTGAGTGGGCTTAACGACCGTGTTCGGGATGGGAACGGGTGTGGCCCCACTCATATGGCCACCGGCAAAGCCGATCCGACGAATCAACGTCGGACCGGCTGAAATTCGTGAAGAGGTATGTTCCCCGGCGTGAGCCGTACATGGATTGCGAGCGAGAATGCTGATTGTGAGTATCGCGTCGGTGGTTGTCATCCGGGTTGGGGTGGATGACGGTTAGCCGACGGCAGTCGATAAATGCAATCAAGCGATCGACCGTTAGTACCCGTGAGCTAAATGCATTTCGGCACTTACACTTCGGGCCTATTAACCCGGTGGTCTACCGGGGGTCTCTCGTCGTAAAGACGTGGAACCATGA
This region includes:
- the egtD gene encoding L-histidine N(alpha)-methyltransferase, with product MPTTAPKTLLDEVCDSLCSDRPHLPCKLLYDDAGSELFERICDQPEYYQTRTEQKILRDNARSIADEVGPDAVLVEYGAGSGVKTETVLGAMRDCAGYVPLDISTWMLDTCAGHLRPKFPELRIEPVRADYTQPVTLPDTVDDADNVVAFFPGGTIGNFTPPKATRFLANIASTVGGGGGLLIGFDLRKDPLTLHAAYNDAAGVTAEFNLNLLRRLNRELDADFDPELWRHYAPYNPGKGRIEMHLVSLAHQTVTIGNRPFHFRRGESIHTENSYKYTRPGFAEVADDAGWDVQHTWVDQNELFCVEYLTAR
- a CDS encoding methyltransferase, with amino-acid sequence MDIDALRQDLTIDTNLHGHDLTFRSHYGLFSPKKIDDGTRIMLDHFDVEPAHDNFDLGCGYGPIGLTLAADAPDGKTVMVDRDFLAVDYANRNAQLNGIANVTAQLGNGFDGLPNDQRFDNVVSNLPAKTGGELLTVLLHDAHARLRPGGRLCVVTVTGLRRFIQRHMTARFGNYDKLKQGKTHTVALAVKE
- a CDS encoding FUN14 domain-containing protein, encoding MADEKDDKHESKRAGWYRMVTGKKIGLIFLGIVVAVAGFGLMAADGNITESPNNVTTTDAQQHAQAALPENARGLISGEQIDEAKTQIADAGRSFLDRIGPWLIGAGISFAVGVVVGIMFRTFIKTAAALTAFAVIALIALTYFGVLSGDDVAGLKDHLGNTVEAAKDEVGAAKSWALRALPNAIVGFIGFIFGFLRK